A section of the Quatrionicoccus australiensis genome encodes:
- a CDS encoding methylated-DNA--[protein]-cysteine S-methyltransferase, which yields MQTRPNQVYQAIVAAPGFCLGVQCDADEITGIDFLEPRPAQEASSALAAEAARQLEAYLADPAFTFNLPLRPAGTSFQRRVWQQIAAIPGGQTLTYGQLAKNIKNAPRAVGQACGANPYPVVVPCHRVVATGGGLGGFARERGGFLLDVKRWLLQHEHSHPG from the coding sequence ATGCAAACCCGCCCCAACCAGGTATACCAGGCCATCGTCGCCGCCCCCGGCTTCTGCCTAGGCGTGCAATGCGATGCCGACGAAATCACCGGCATCGATTTTCTCGAACCACGCCCGGCGCAGGAAGCCAGCAGCGCCCTGGCCGCCGAAGCGGCGCGCCAGTTGGAGGCCTATCTTGCCGACCCGGCGTTCACCTTCAACCTGCCGCTGCGGCCGGCCGGCACCAGTTTCCAGCGCCGCGTCTGGCAACAGATCGCGGCGATTCCCGGCGGCCAGACGCTGACTTACGGTCAACTGGCAAAAAACATCAAAAATGCGCCGCGCGCCGTCGGCCAGGCCTGTGGTGCCAATCCCTACCCGGTTGTTGTGCCCTGCCACCGCGTCGTTGCGACCGGCGGCGGCCTGGGCGGCTTTGCGCGTGAGCGCGGCGGCTTTCTGCTCGACGTCAAACGCTGGCTACTGCAGCATGAACACAGCCACCCCGGCTGA
- the xerD gene encoding site-specific tyrosine recombinase XerD: MNTATPADLAEIDNFCDALWLEDGLARTTLDSYRSDLGRLALWLATHGHEALLDCRDTTLAGFIADLSRTTRATSQSRYLSTLRRFFRWQLGRGRIFVDPTLQLANPARPSRLPKVMSEKQVDHLLAAPDLDTPLGLRDRAMLETLYATGLRVSELVNLKTNEVGFNEGVIRVLGKGSKERLVPLGEVAIDWLQRYLAEVRQDILKGQQSEALFVTGRGGAMTRQAFWQLIKRYALQAGIDPAKLSPHVLRHAFATHLLNHGADLRVVQLLLGHADITTTQIYTHVARERLKSLHTLHHPRG, from the coding sequence ATGAACACAGCCACCCCGGCTGATCTCGCCGAGATCGACAATTTCTGCGACGCCCTGTGGCTGGAAGACGGGCTGGCCAGAACGACGCTCGACAGCTACCGCTCCGACCTCGGCCGCCTGGCGCTGTGGCTGGCCACGCACGGCCACGAGGCCCTGCTCGACTGCCGCGACACCACGCTCGCCGGCTTCATCGCCGACCTGTCGCGGACAACGCGCGCCACCTCACAGTCGCGCTACCTGTCCACGCTGCGCCGTTTCTTTCGCTGGCAACTCGGGCGCGGCCGCATATTCGTCGATCCGACCCTGCAGCTAGCCAACCCGGCCCGTCCGTCACGCCTGCCCAAGGTTATGTCGGAAAAGCAGGTCGACCACCTGCTCGCTGCGCCCGACCTCGACACACCCCTCGGCCTGCGCGACCGGGCCATGCTGGAAACCCTCTACGCGACCGGCCTGCGCGTTTCCGAGCTGGTCAATCTGAAAACCAATGAAGTCGGCTTCAACGAAGGCGTCATCCGTGTGCTCGGCAAGGGCAGCAAGGAGCGCCTGGTGCCACTCGGCGAAGTTGCCATCGACTGGCTGCAACGCTACCTCGCCGAGGTGCGCCAGGACATCCTCAAAGGCCAGCAAAGCGAAGCGCTGTTCGTCACCGGCCGCGGCGGCGCCATGACGCGCCAGGCCTTCTGGCAGCTGATCAAGCGCTATGCGCTGCAGGCCGGCATCGATCCGGCCAAACTGTCACCGCATGTGCTGCGCCACGCCTTCGCGACCCATCTGCTCAACCATGGCGCCGACCTGCGCGTCGTCCAGCTGCTGCTCGGCCATGCCGACATCACGACAACGCAGATCTACACCCACGTCGCGCGCGAACGACTAAAGAGCCTGCACACGCTGCATCACCCGCGCGGCTGA
- a CDS encoding FlxA-like family protein gives MSSISVTTNTGIGSSSSSSGSSGTASSIAALEKQIAALEKKLTKLQESDSEDAVDQAELIQQQIEVLQSRIAQLQKQEADKAAAATTDKSQAAPPTKPADDKLGNEVDVYA, from the coding sequence ATGAGCAGCATCAGCGTCACCACCAATACGGGGATCGGCAGCAGTTCTTCCTCTTCCGGTAGCAGCGGCACGGCGAGCAGCATTGCCGCGCTGGAAAAGCAGATTGCGGCACTGGAAAAGAAATTGACCAAACTGCAGGAGAGCGACTCGGAAGATGCCGTCGATCAGGCCGAACTGATCCAGCAGCAGATCGAGGTGCTGCAGTCACGCATTGCGCAATTGCAGAAGCAGGAGGCAGACAAGGCGGCTGCGGCGACGACCGACAAGTCTCAAGCTGCACCACCCACGAAACCGGCCGATGACAAGCTCGGTAACGAAGTCGACGTTTATGCCTGA
- the ybaK gene encoding Cys-tRNA(Pro) deacylase encodes MSKTEHAPETQATKFLKAHKVAFSSHLYAYEEHGGTKVSARELNVDEHAVVKTLIFEDENAKPLIVLMHGDCKVSTKELARQVGCKKIEPCKPEVANRHSGFLVGGTSPFGTKKAMPVFIEKTILDLPLIYINGGRRGYLVGIHPHDILRTLAAKAVDAALPG; translated from the coding sequence ATGAGCAAAACCGAACACGCCCCCGAAACCCAGGCCACCAAGTTCCTGAAAGCGCACAAGGTCGCCTTCTCCAGCCACCTCTACGCCTACGAGGAGCACGGCGGCACCAAGGTTTCGGCGCGCGAGCTGAACGTGGACGAGCATGCCGTGGTCAAGACCCTGATTTTCGAGGACGAGAACGCCAAGCCGCTGATCGTGCTAATGCACGGCGACTGCAAGGTATCGACCAAGGAACTGGCGCGCCAGGTTGGCTGCAAGAAGATCGAGCCGTGCAAGCCGGAAGTCGCCAACCGGCACAGCGGCTTCCTGGTCGGCGGCACCAGCCCGTTCGGCACAAAGAAGGCGATGCCGGTCTTCATCGAGAAAACGATCCTCGACCTGCCGCTGATTTACATCAACGGCGGCCGCCGTGGCTACCTGGTCGGCATCCATCCGCACGACATCCTGCGCACGCTGGCGGCGAAAGCGGTGGACGCGGCGCTGCCCGGCTGA
- a CDS encoding ZIP family metal transporter, which yields MSQIVIQHYARPAARRHLWVGLVMASIAVAFGIEQIAFWLSAHPMAAKGLEASLFAGLATGLGAIPVLFLRRPSERLMAPMLGLAGGMMLAASLFSLLVPAVQSVAASPAAWPLGVITALAFVAGVALMQQMDRHTRHAHVESIDSNSVLPRVGLVVAAIALHNVPEGLAVGVSAAAGADHGMTLGIAIQNVPEGWIVASAMLVLGATPLRAAAIALATGLVEPLGGLLGVIASSLAGEALPLALAAAAGAMLWVVSHELIPASHKPGREAAGTAGLAAGFAIMTVLAAAF from the coding sequence ATGAGCCAGATCGTCATCCAGCATTACGCCCGCCCCGCCGCCCGCCGCCATTTGTGGGTCGGCCTCGTCATGGCCAGCATCGCCGTCGCTTTCGGCATCGAGCAGATCGCCTTCTGGCTGAGCGCTCATCCGATGGCCGCCAAGGGCCTCGAAGCCAGCCTGTTTGCCGGCCTCGCCACCGGGCTCGGGGCAATTCCGGTGCTTTTCTTGCGTCGACCGTCCGAGCGCCTGATGGCGCCGATGCTCGGCCTGGCCGGCGGCATGATGCTCGCCGCCAGTCTTTTTTCCTTGCTCGTGCCGGCCGTACAAAGCGTCGCCGCCAGCCCGGCCGCGTGGCCGCTCGGCGTGATCACCGCGCTCGCCTTCGTGGCCGGGGTCGCGCTGATGCAGCAGATGGACCGCCACACCCGGCACGCCCACGTCGAGAGCATCGACAGCAACAGCGTCTTGCCGCGGGTCGGCCTCGTGGTCGCCGCGATCGCCTTGCACAACGTGCCGGAAGGTCTTGCCGTCGGCGTCTCGGCCGCGGCCGGTGCCGATCACGGGATGACGCTGGGCATCGCCATCCAGAACGTGCCGGAAGGCTGGATCGTCGCCAGCGCGATGCTGGTGCTCGGCGCGACACCCTTGCGCGCCGCTGCGATTGCGCTCGCCACCGGCCTGGTCGAACCGCTTGGCGGCTTGCTCGGCGTCATCGCCAGCAGCCTGGCCGGCGAAGCCTTGCCGCTCGCCCTCGCCGCTGCAGCCGGTGCCATGCTCTGGGTGGTCAGCCACGAATTGATCCCGGCCTCGCACAAGCCCGGTCGCGAAGCCGCCGGCACCGCCGGGCTGGCCGCCGGTTTCGCGATCATGACCGTGCTCGCCGCAGCATTCTGA
- a CDS encoding dihydroneopterin aldolase, whose translation MDIIFIEELRAETWIGIYPREKAMSQTVEISLQIGVSTVSAGASDDIRDTVDYAVVVERLRSDLAGSHFNLIEALAEHVASYILETFAVHWVRVSIAKLGMMPGVKRVGVIIERSL comes from the coding sequence ATGGACATCATTTTCATCGAAGAACTGCGCGCCGAGACGTGGATAGGTATCTATCCGCGCGAAAAGGCCATGTCGCAGACGGTCGAGATTTCTCTGCAAATCGGCGTGTCGACCGTCTCGGCCGGCGCCAGCGACGACATCCGCGACACCGTGGACTACGCCGTGGTCGTTGAACGCCTGCGCAGCGATCTGGCGGGCAGCCATTTCAACCTGATCGAGGCGCTGGCCGAACATGTCGCCAGCTACATCCTGGAAACCTTCGCCGTACACTGGGTGCGTGTCTCGATTGCCAAGCTCGGCATGATGCCGGGCGTCAAGCGCGTCGGCGTGATCATCGAGCGCTCGCTCTAA
- the plsY gene encoding glycerol-3-phosphate 1-O-acyltransferase PlsY has translation MQTALAILAAYLLGSVPFAMISSKLFGLADPRTYGSGNPGATNVLRSGNKKAALFTLLGDALKGWVAVFAAQQYGLSDNMVGLVALAVFLGHLYPVFLKFKGGKGVATAAGVLIALDPALGLAVLGTWLLVAFVSRYSSLAAVLAAALAPVYAALLHGAEHPSIVVGIIAMALIGKHWQNIQRLLAGQESKIGSKKKA, from the coding sequence ATGCAAACCGCACTCGCCATCCTTGCCGCTTATCTGCTCGGCTCCGTTCCCTTCGCAATGATTTCCTCGAAGCTGTTCGGCCTCGCCGACCCGCGCACCTACGGCTCGGGCAATCCCGGCGCGACCAACGTGCTGCGCAGCGGCAACAAGAAGGCGGCACTGTTCACGCTGCTCGGCGATGCGCTCAAGGGCTGGGTCGCCGTCTTCGCCGCACAGCAATACGGCCTGAGCGACAACATGGTCGGCCTCGTTGCGCTGGCCGTCTTCCTCGGCCACCTCTACCCGGTTTTCCTCAAGTTCAAGGGCGGCAAGGGCGTCGCCACCGCCGCCGGCGTACTCATTGCGCTCGATCCCGCACTCGGCTTGGCCGTACTCGGCACCTGGCTGCTCGTCGCCTTCGTCTCACGCTACTCCTCGCTCGCCGCCGTCCTGGCCGCCGCCCTGGCGCCGGTCTATGCCGCCCTGCTGCATGGCGCCGAGCACCCGAGCATCGTTGTCGGCATTATTGCCATGGCGCTGATCGGCAAGCACTGGCAGAACATCCAGCGCCTGCTCGCCGGCCAGGAATCGAAAATCGGCAGCAAGAAGAAGGCCTAG
- a CDS encoding sensor histidine kinase, with translation MRAPGLKRRLAFWLFGVLSALLVVDAWYSYSDALGAANQAYDRSLSASVKGIAERVYATEKEVVVDIPYSALELFEAGSSDRIFYNVGIPGDKVITGYEDLPLPESISPNSPVFYDGIYKGQQLRLGAMLKPLYRAEFPKPVLIIIGETINTRQEVVHHLFSREVARKALLIVVALAVALFATMIAVQPIDNLGQAIRQRPEDDLTPVTALGVPHEVKPLVEAINLHMERISAMLEARRRFITDAAHQLRTPLAVLNTQAEYALRQHSEAEMRPAIEALHRSLASAIRLANQLLSLSRAEPINGLMVARQAVDIAAVARDMVVELLPLAARKSIDLGIEGDRAPIVVAGHPVLLRELIANLIDNALRYTPENGVVTVAVDQAPDRASTARLRVIDNGPGIPAEFRAQVFLRFFRLDGSDYTGSGLGLSIVREIAHGHGGDITLSDAPGVSGLLVEVLLPLVEGAA, from the coding sequence TTGAGGGCGCCGGGCCTCAAGCGCCGGCTGGCCTTCTGGCTGTTCGGCGTTCTTTCGGCGCTGCTCGTGGTTGATGCCTGGTACAGCTATAGTGACGCGCTGGGCGCGGCCAATCAGGCCTACGACCGTTCGCTGTCGGCTTCGGTCAAGGGGATTGCCGAGCGTGTCTACGCGACCGAAAAAGAGGTAGTCGTCGACATTCCCTATTCGGCGCTTGAACTGTTCGAGGCCGGCAGTTCAGACCGGATTTTCTACAACGTCGGCATTCCCGGCGACAAGGTGATTACCGGTTACGAGGACTTGCCTTTGCCGGAGAGTATTTCGCCGAACAGCCCGGTTTTCTACGATGGCATCTATAAAGGTCAGCAACTGCGTCTGGGCGCCATGCTCAAGCCGCTTTATCGGGCGGAGTTTCCCAAACCGGTTCTGATCATTATTGGCGAAACGATCAATACCCGGCAGGAGGTCGTGCATCACCTCTTCTCCCGCGAAGTGGCGCGCAAGGCGCTGCTTATTGTCGTTGCGCTTGCCGTTGCGCTGTTTGCGACGATGATTGCCGTACAACCGATCGATAACCTCGGGCAGGCAATTCGTCAGCGTCCGGAGGACGACCTGACGCCGGTCACCGCGCTCGGCGTGCCGCACGAGGTCAAGCCGCTGGTCGAAGCGATCAATCTGCACATGGAGCGGATCAGTGCCATGCTTGAGGCCCGGCGCCGTTTCATCACCGATGCCGCGCACCAATTGCGGACGCCGCTGGCGGTTCTTAATACGCAAGCCGAATACGCCTTGCGTCAGCATTCGGAAGCTGAAATGCGGCCGGCGATCGAGGCCCTGCACCGCAGCCTGGCTAGCGCCATCCGCCTGGCCAACCAGTTGCTGTCGTTATCGCGGGCCGAGCCGATCAACGGCCTGATGGTGGCACGTCAGGCGGTCGATATCGCCGCCGTGGCGCGTGACATGGTGGTCGAATTGCTCCCACTGGCGGCACGCAAGAGCATCGATCTCGGCATTGAGGGCGACCGTGCGCCGATCGTGGTCGCCGGGCATCCGGTCTTGTTACGTGAATTGATCGCCAACCTGATTGACAATGCGCTGCGCTATACGCCGGAGAACGGGGTGGTCACGGTCGCCGTCGATCAGGCGCCGGACAGGGCGTCGACCGCCAGACTTCGCGTCATCGACAATGGGCCGGGGATTCCTGCCGAGTTTCGCGCCCAGGTCTTTCTTCGTTTCTTCCGCCTTGATGGCAGTGATTACACCGGGAGCGGACTGGGGCTGTCGATTGTTCGCGAAATCGCGCACGGCCATGGCGGCGATATCACGCTGAGTGATGCGCCGGGCGTTTCCGGTTTGCTGGTCGAAGTCTTGTTGCCCTTGGTTGAGGGCGCCGCCTAG
- a CDS encoding response regulator codes for MKILLVEDHPELCEWVAKSLRQAGYVVDVTDRGDHAEHHLLTGGYDGVLLDLSLPGKDGLDVLRNLRARGSRVPVLIFTARGSVDDRIKGLNLGADDYLPKPFELAELEARLKALLRRSAGQNPVIQLGELAFDTVSRLPMVRGAALSLTPRELAVLEALLTRVDRPVARDTLFEKIFSMEQDARAEAIEIYVHRLRKKLEGSGVQITTVRGLGYMIGSVGEAVT; via the coding sequence ATGAAAATTCTGCTGGTCGAAGATCACCCCGAGTTGTGCGAATGGGTGGCGAAATCCCTGCGCCAGGCCGGTTACGTTGTCGACGTCACCGACCGCGGCGATCATGCCGAGCATCACCTCCTGACCGGTGGCTACGACGGCGTACTGCTCGACCTGTCGTTGCCTGGCAAGGATGGGCTGGATGTGCTGCGCAACCTGCGCGCCCGCGGTTCGCGCGTGCCGGTGCTGATCTTCACGGCGCGCGGCTCGGTGGATGACCGGATCAAGGGGCTCAACCTGGGCGCCGACGACTACCTGCCCAAACCGTTCGAACTGGCCGAACTCGAGGCCCGGCTGAAAGCGTTGCTGCGGCGTTCGGCCGGACAGAATCCGGTGATCCAGCTCGGCGAACTGGCATTTGATACGGTCAGCCGCCTGCCGATGGTGCGTGGCGCCGCCTTGTCGCTGACGCCACGCGAACTGGCCGTGCTCGAAGCCTTGCTGACGCGGGTCGACCGGCCGGTGGCGCGCGATACCTTGTTCGAAAAAATCTTCAGCATGGAGCAGGACGCGCGGGCCGAGGCGATCGAAATCTACGTGCACCGACTGCGCAAGAAGCTCGAAGGATCGGGCGTGCAGATCACCACCGTGCGCGGCCTCGGCTACATGATCGGCAGCGTTGGCGAGGCGGTCACTTGA
- a CDS encoding porin — translation MQKHTINLATLACFGSLALSAPVMAAPLDELRAEIQAQKARLEKLEELLQATAATAAVATKKAEQATKALAEAPPPSKSKGLSMPEGLTIYGIADAGIEVGDYGHGTKARVQSGLGSASRIGFKGLRDFGDDLSAYFQLEAGVSYDNGQNTGHSSNVSNPGAGTASSASVNTTGVAIFSRNTFIGLNSKKYGDIRFGRDYAPIYSLASTSDPFTIGGATAFRLWSSAAASRFDNAVFYASPKLAGFQGKIAYSAGMENNSEADVGITGGTPGNTATGPKNEGKGISASLSYAEGPLFVGAGYLSYQRTGTVTAPATENINRTSYNLAATYDLKFAKLYAHFLHGEDTQDGAVTNKTLDRNVWWLGMAVPFAERHTIRGVYGHLDDRLSTNRDSDHLGVGYEFALDKQTDLYAYYAQVSNKNGGQNSLCAGGTCQGYDKDSGLPVNYTPKSLMLGARYRF, via the coding sequence ATGCAAAAACACACGATAAACCTCGCCACCCTGGCCTGCTTCGGCAGCCTGGCGCTGAGTGCCCCGGTCATGGCCGCACCGCTCGACGAGCTGCGCGCCGAGATCCAGGCCCAGAAAGCCCGCCTCGAAAAGCTGGAAGAACTGCTGCAAGCCACCGCGGCTACCGCTGCCGTCGCCACCAAGAAGGCCGAACAGGCAACCAAGGCACTGGCCGAAGCTCCGCCCCCAAGCAAAAGCAAGGGACTGTCCATGCCCGAGGGCCTGACCATCTACGGCATCGCCGATGCCGGCATCGAAGTCGGCGATTACGGACATGGCACCAAGGCTCGCGTCCAGAGCGGCCTCGGCTCGGCCAGCCGGATCGGCTTCAAGGGGCTGCGCGATTTTGGCGACGACCTCTCCGCCTACTTCCAGCTCGAAGCCGGCGTTTCCTACGACAACGGCCAGAACACCGGCCACTCCAGCAACGTCAGCAATCCGGGGGCCGGCACGGCCTCGTCGGCATCGGTCAACACAACGGGCGTCGCCATTTTCTCGCGCAACACCTTCATCGGCCTGAACAGCAAAAAATACGGCGACATCCGTTTTGGTCGCGACTATGCCCCGATCTACTCGCTGGCCAGTACCTCGGACCCATTCACCATCGGCGGCGCCACCGCCTTCCGCTTGTGGTCGAGCGCGGCCGCCAGCCGTTTCGACAATGCCGTCTTCTATGCATCACCAAAACTGGCAGGGTTCCAGGGCAAGATCGCCTACTCGGCCGGCATGGAAAACAACAGCGAGGCAGATGTCGGCATCACCGGCGGCACACCGGGCAACACCGCCACTGGTCCGAAAAACGAAGGCAAGGGCATCAGCGCCAGCCTGAGCTACGCCGAGGGGCCGCTCTTCGTCGGTGCCGGCTACCTGTCTTACCAGCGTACCGGCACGGTGACCGCCCCGGCCACCGAAAACATCAACCGCACCTCCTACAACCTTGCCGCCACTTACGACCTCAAGTTCGCCAAGCTATACGCCCACTTCCTGCACGGTGAAGACACCCAGGACGGCGCCGTCACCAACAAGACCCTCGATCGCAACGTCTGGTGGCTGGGCATGGCCGTGCCGTTCGCCGAACGCCATACCATACGCGGTGTTTATGGCCACCTCGACGACCGTCTGAGCACCAATCGCGACTCCGATCACCTCGGCGTCGGCTACGAATTCGCGCTCGACAAACAGACCGATCTCTACGCCTACTACGCCCAGGTTTCCAACAAGAATGGCGGCCAGAACTCGCTGTGCGCCGGCGGCACCTGCCAGGGCTACGACAAGGACTCGGGCCTGCCGGTCAATTACACGCCGAAATCGCTGATGCTGGGCGCCCGCTACCGTTTCTGA
- a CDS encoding ABC transporter substrate-binding protein encodes MKLTRRNFQRCLTAGLVAAALGTSTPLFAQSAPDLIAAAQKEGKLSIYGVTDNEQTNHLIREFRTMYPTIQVEYSNMSTTELYNRFISETAAGNSADVTWSSAMDLQVKLVNDGYAQPHKSAETARLPEWANWKNEAFGTTYEPIGFVYNKRLVPAADVPQSHADFIKLLTTQADKYKGKVNTYDPEKSGVGFMLVSQDKQVNGAGYADLLKALGGVQVRVQASTGTMMERIASGENLIGYNLNAAYALTRAQKDPSIGIVLPKDYTLVISRVMFIAKNAKNPNAAKIWLDFVLSRKGQEIIANKADLYAIRPDVDGETTASGLKKQLGDALRPVPIGTGLLTYLDQAKRLDFLKQWNSAVKAK; translated from the coding sequence ATGAAACTGACTCGTCGCAACTTCCAGCGCTGCCTGACCGCCGGCCTCGTCGCCGCAGCCCTCGGCACCAGCACTCCGCTCTTCGCCCAATCGGCACCCGATCTGATCGCCGCCGCCCAGAAGGAAGGCAAGCTCTCGATCTACGGGGTGACCGACAACGAACAGACCAACCATCTGATCCGCGAATTCCGCACGATGTACCCGACCATCCAGGTCGAGTACAGCAACATGAGCACGACCGAACTGTACAACCGCTTCATTTCGGAAACGGCGGCCGGCAACTCGGCTGACGTCACCTGGTCGTCGGCCATGGACCTCCAGGTCAAGCTGGTCAATGATGGCTACGCCCAGCCACACAAGTCGGCTGAAACAGCCAGGTTGCCCGAGTGGGCCAACTGGAAGAACGAAGCCTTCGGCACCACCTACGAGCCGATCGGCTTCGTCTACAACAAGCGCCTGGTACCGGCCGCCGACGTGCCGCAGAGCCACGCCGACTTCATCAAGCTGCTGACGACGCAGGCCGACAAGTACAAGGGCAAGGTCAACACCTACGACCCGGAAAAATCGGGCGTCGGCTTCATGCTGGTAAGCCAGGACAAGCAGGTCAATGGCGCCGGCTATGCCGATCTGCTCAAGGCCCTAGGCGGCGTCCAGGTCCGGGTTCAGGCGTCGACCGGCACGATGATGGAACGCATCGCTTCCGGCGAGAACCTGATCGGCTACAACCTCAATGCCGCCTACGCACTGACCCGCGCCCAGAAGGACCCGTCGATCGGCATCGTGCTGCCCAAGGATTACACGCTGGTCATCAGCCGCGTCATGTTCATCGCCAAAAACGCCAAGAACCCGAACGCCGCCAAGATCTGGCTGGATTTCGTACTGTCCAGGAAGGGCCAGGAGATCATCGCCAACAAGGCTGACCTCTATGCCATCCGCCCCGATGTCGACGGCGAAACAACAGCCAGCGGCCTGAAGAAGCAGCTCGGCGACGCGCTGCGCCCGGTGCCCATCGGCACCGGCCTGCTGACCTACCTGGATCAGGCCAAACGCCTCGATTTCCTCAAGCAGTGGAACAGCGCCGTCAAGGCGAAATAA
- a CDS encoding ABC transporter permease, whose amino-acid sequence MLQTLPRRAVVTLLALSVFFPLGLVIYQSVLSGPFFMKTATLSLESFAFILDDPDFWSATKNTLIIAVGMSAIAIPLGAILAFIMVRTDLPGRRWLETPILIPIFVSPVVLGFGYVVALGPVGFFSVWFESIFGGVPWNIYSLASIVVIAGLTHVPHVYLYSSSALRNLGSDVEEAARLSGASPFRVARDVSIPMVSPALLYVGVLVFFLGFEIFGLPLILGDPEGHLVLTTYLYKLTNKLGTPSYHLMAAVATCIVAVTFPLVLLQRFLLKSAQRYVSMKGKSARQRPLALGGWKWVALTVIGAWLFLSIFVPIAGVALRSVVSSWGTGVNILDVLTLDHFHAVFEESTMIRSIVNSILIGTIGGAVAVGGYLLIGLATHRQPDGLSRFVDYVILTPRAIPGLMAGLAVFWVFLFVPFLAPLRSTLFSVWFAYAVVWLAYGMRLIQSALMQVGPELEEAGRLVGASRSRVSRDITVPLIRNGLLGSWLLIFMIFEREYSTGVYLLSPGTEVIGAQIVSLWASGAVDVVAALSLINMLLVGVGLALALRFGVKLHD is encoded by the coding sequence ATGTTGCAAACATTGCCTCGACGGGCAGTGGTGACCCTGCTCGCCCTTTCCGTCTTCTTCCCGCTCGGCCTGGTGATCTACCAGAGCGTGCTGTCCGGCCCCTTCTTCATGAAGACGGCGACGCTCAGCCTGGAATCCTTCGCCTTCATTCTCGATGACCCGGATTTCTGGTCGGCGACGAAAAATACGCTGATCATCGCCGTCGGCATGAGTGCCATCGCCATCCCGCTCGGCGCCATCCTCGCCTTCATCATGGTCCGCACCGACCTGCCCGGCCGGCGCTGGCTGGAGACGCCCATCCTGATCCCGATCTTCGTCTCGCCGGTGGTGCTCGGCTTCGGCTACGTCGTCGCGCTCGGCCCGGTCGGCTTCTTCTCGGTCTGGTTCGAGTCGATCTTCGGCGGCGTGCCGTGGAACATCTATTCGCTCGCCTCGATCGTCGTCATCGCCGGTCTCACCCACGTCCCGCACGTTTATCTCTACTCGTCGTCGGCCCTGCGCAATCTCGGCTCCGACGTCGAGGAAGCGGCCCGCCTGTCCGGCGCCAGCCCCTTCCGCGTCGCCCGAGACGTGTCGATCCCGATGGTTTCGCCCGCGCTGCTCTACGTCGGCGTGCTGGTCTTCTTCCTCGGCTTCGAGATCTTCGGCCTGCCGCTGATCCTCGGCGACCCGGAAGGCCACTTGGTACTGACCACCTACCTCTACAAGCTGACCAACAAGCTCGGCACTCCGTCCTACCACCTGATGGCCGCAGTCGCCACCTGCATCGTCGCCGTGACTTTCCCGCTGGTACTGCTGCAGCGCTTCCTGCTCAAGTCGGCCCAGCGCTACGTTTCGATGAAGGGCAAGTCGGCCCGCCAGCGCCCGCTCGCCCTCGGTGGCTGGAAATGGGTGGCACTCACCGTGATCGGCGCCTGGCTGTTCCTCAGCATCTTCGTGCCGATTGCCGGCGTCGCACTGCGTTCCGTGGTCAGTAGCTGGGGCACCGGGGTGAATATCCTCGATGTACTGACGCTCGACCACTTCCACGCCGTCTTCGAGGAATCGACGATGATCCGCTCAATCGTCAATTCCATCCTCATCGGCACCATCGGCGGCGCCGTTGCCGTCGGCGGTTACCTGCTGATCGGCCTTGCCACACACCGCCAACCAGACGGCCTGTCGCGCTTCGTCGATTACGTGATCCTGACGCCGCGCGCCATTCCCGGCCTGATGGCCGGTCTGGCCGTATTTTGGGTGTTCCTCTTCGTGCCCTTCCTGGCACCGCTACGCTCGACGCTATTCTCGGTGTGGTTCGCCTACGCCGTGGTCTGGCTGGCCTACGGCATGCGCCTGATCCAGAGCGCCCTGATGCAGGTCGGCCCGGAACTTGAAGAGGCGGGCCGTCTGGTCGGCGCCTCACGTAGCCGGGTGTCGCGCGACATCACGGTGCCGCTGATCCGCAACGGTCTGCTTGGTTCGTGGCTGCTGATCTTCATGATCTTCGAGCGCGAATACTCGACCGGCGTCTACCTGCTCTCCCCCGGCACCGAGGTGATCGGCGCGCAAATCGTTTCCCTGTGGGCCTCCGGCGCCGTCGATGTGGTCGCCGCGCTGTCCCTGATCAACATGCTGCTGGTCGGCGTCGGCCTCGCCCTGGCGCTGCGTTTCGGAGTAAAACTTCATGACTGA